The Catellatospora citrea DNA segment CGCCGTCCAGAGCCAGCGACGGCGCGCGGCGGAGTGCACGAGCATGGTGATGTCTTACCCGCCCCGGTGACGCCCGTCACGTCGGGGGTGCCCCCCGGCGTCAGCCGGCGCGGCGGCGGGCCCGGCGCGCGGCCAGCTCGTCGGTGACGCCCAGCGGCAGCACGGCCGGTGCGAACGGGGTGACCGTCGCCTCCTCGACCTCGGTGCCGCGCTCGGCGGGCAGGTGCGACAGCGAGCCCTGGATCTCCTTGAACGCGCCGCCGATGGCTATCCCGAACACGCCCTGCCCACCCTGCAGCAGGTCCACGACCTCCTCCGGCGAGCGGCAGTCGTACACCGAGGTGCCGTCGGAGATGAGGGTGATGGTGGCCAGGTCGTCGGCGTCGTAGGCGCGCAGCGTCTCGATGGCGCGCCGGATGTTCTGCAGCGACACCCCGGCGTCCAGCAGGCGCTTGACCACCTTCAGCACGACGAGGTCGCGGAACGAGTAGAGCCGCTGGGTGCCCGAGCCGGACGCGTCCCGGATGCTCGGCACCACCAGCCCGGTGCGGGCCCAGTAGTCCAGCTGCCGGTAGCTGATGCCGACCGCGTGGCAGGCCGTCACGCCCCGGTAGCCGAGCGAACCGCCCTGCACGTCCGAGTCGGCATCCTCCGCCACGCCGCCGCGCAACGCGGCCGCACCACCGGGACGACCTGGGTCACTGCCAGGCGACTGCGGATCATGGAGCTGATTCATGCGACTACCTCCCGCCGAGTGTCGACCTGGCCAGCCTATAGCGGATGGCGCCGACCGGCGGGGAGGCAACGCTGCGACACGCCACAAACGAGTCCCGAAGCGTCACTTTTCGGTGACTCTGTCGTTAACGGATCCCGCTTCGCGGCCTTAATCGGTCGTCCAGCCTGCGCTTCGCTCCGGCTGGACACCGAGCGGCCGCTCCGACGGGCTCCTGTTACGAGGCGAAGTCCTCCGGCCGGACCTGCTCCAGGAACTCCCGGAACTTCTCGACCTCGTCCTCCTGCTCGTCCGGGATGATGATCCCGGCCTCGTCGAGGACCTTCTCGGCACAGCGCACCGGGGCGCCCACGCGCAGCGCCAGGGCGATCGCGTCACTGGGCCGCGCGGACACCCGCACCGAGTCGCCGATGAGCAGATCGGCGTAGAAGATGCTGTCCTTCAGTTCGACGATCTCCACGGCCTTCAGCGGCGCCGACAGCGCCTGCAGCAGGTCCCGGAGAAGATCATGGGTGAGCGGCCGGGCCGGCTTGACCCCCTGCTGCTCGTAGGCGATCGCCGTCGCCTCCACCGCGCCGATCCAGATCGGCAGGTAGCGGTCCCCCTCCACCTCACGCAGCAGGACGATCGGCTGGTTGGTGGGCAGTTCGACCCTTACCCCGATCACGCTCAGCTCGCGCACCGTCTCGCCTCCGTCGCGTCTGCCTGGGGCCGGTGTCGGCCGGGCCCGCCTGGCGGCGAACCGTGCGACACTGCCTCTCAGCCTCTTCTACTGCACGCTACACGCCCACGTGCACCCTCGGCTCGTACGACCGCCGTCAGCCGCCGAGCGCGTCGTTGAGCCCGGAACGCAGCAGCGCCACGTGCAGGCGCTGCGACAGAACGGTCAGCTCACGCATGGTCTCGGCCGCCCGCGCGCGGGCCGTGGGGTCCTGCTGGCGCATCAGCGGGGCCACCAGCTGGGCGTAGAGCCCGGCCTCCCGGTCCGCGGCGACCCGGTACGCACGCAGGTGCCGGGGCTCGACGCCGTACTCGGCGAGCTGCCCGGCCACCTCGGCGACCGCCAGGGCGTCGCCGTCGAACCACTCCCCCGCCCGGGCGGTGACCAGCCCGTGCCGCTCCAGGTCGGCCAGCAGCGCCTCGGTGATCCCGGCGCGGTGGCACAGCTCCTGGCGCCGCAGACGCTCGTCGACGGGCTCCGCCACGGCCTCGGGCCGGTGGTCGTCGCCGACCGCGACCAGGGTCGGGCGCACCTGGGTCAGATGGGCGCCTTCGGACAACTGCTCGCGGATGACGCGCAGGGGCAGATACTGGTCACGCTGCGCGGCAAGGATGAATCGCAGCCGCGCCACATCCTCGCGGCTGTATTTGCGGTAGCCGGACGACGTCCGCTGCGGCTCCACCAGACCCTCCGTCTCGAGGAACCGCAACTTCGAGATGGTGATGTCCGGAAAGTCGGAGCGCAGCAGCCCGAGCACCTCGCCGATGCTCATCAGCGCCTGTGCCCGCGCCGCCCCGCCCCCGCCGCCGGCCGACGCCGGCACCGCTGCTGTCATGCCTCCTCGGCGCGCGGGCCGGCCACGTACAGCAGGCGGAACTTGCCGACCTGCACCTCGTCGCCGTTGTTGAGCGTGGCCGACTCAACCCGCTCCCGGTTGACGTACGTGCCGTTGAGGCTGCCCACGTCGCGCACGGTGAACGTGGACCCGTCCCGGTGGAACTCGGCGTGCCGGCGCGAGACCGTCACGTCGTCGAGGAAGATGTCGCTGTCGGGGTGACGGCCACTGGTCGTCACGTCGTGGTCGAGCAGGAAGCGGGCGCCCGCGTTCGGGCCACGACGCACCACCAGCAGGGCCATGCCCGGCGGCAGCTGTCCCGAGACCCGCCCCGGGACTACGTCAGACTCCGGCCCTTCCAGCGCCTCCTCCAGGGAGCCGAGGTGCAGGGTCGACGTGACGTCGAGCTGGGGGAACTCGTCGTCTGGTCGCGTCATCGGACCACCTCACGGTCATATCGGCCACGTATCCGTGGAACTGCTATGGGCACCGGGTAGGGCGTTACTCGACGTCAGCGGCGAGCTTAGGGAGCGAGCCTAGCGACCCTGGAAATGAAGGGTCAACCGGACTCGCTGGTCCCGATTCACGCCCCTGAATGAAGGTTCAGCTCTGGGTCAGCTCACGGTACGCTGCCGCGTCGAGAAGCGCATCCAGCGCGGACGGATCGGCGATCTCGATTTCGACGAGCCAGCCCTCGCCGTAGGGGTCGGTGTTGATGAGGTCCGGTGAGTCGACGAGGGTCTCGTTGCGGGCGGTCACCGTGCCGCTGAGCGGGGCGTAGATCTCCGACACGCTCTTGGTGGACTCGACCTCGCCGAAGGACTCGCCCGCCGCCACGACCTGGCCGGTCTCCGGCAGCTGCACGTACACGATGTCGCCCAGCGCGTCCTGCGCGAAGTGGGTGATACCGACCCGGACCGACCCGCCCTTCGTGGTGACCCACTCGTGCTCGGCGGTGTACTTCAGGTCCTCAGGAATCACGGTCGTGCCCTTTCGCTCCAGGCCGTCGTGTGGCCTAATGCCCGTCAGGAGACGGGCTTCGCGTACTCCAGGTTCGGCGTGCCCCGCACCGCGGTGATGTCGACCGGATGCGGATCACTGACGATCACGTTACCGCCGTCGCCTCGCACATCGTCAACCACCCCGCCGCGGAACTCCATGGCCTTGTCCAGGTCTTCCGGGCCGATCGCGGTCACCGTGTACGGCCCGGTCAGGCGTACGCCGTCGACTTCGATGCCGCCGCCGCCCACGTCGACGAAGTGGGTCGACGCGATCACCCGCACCGAACCGCCGTTCCCGTCGATCTGGATCGCCTCGGCCCCCGCCCCGCGCAGCTCCTGCACCGCGTTGAGCAGGTGGTTCGCGGTGATCGGCCCGGAGCCGTCGGACAGACGCAGCGTGATGCCCGTGCCCTGGGCCTTGAGCGTGCCCGCCAGGATGCCGATGTCGTCGGCGCGCTCCTGGGCCTCCTTGAGGACCTGCTCCCGGCTGGACGCGCCCGAGTTGAGCTCGCGGCGGGTCGCCTCGAGCTCGGCGATGTCCTGGCGCAGCCGGTCCGCGCGCGAGTCGAGGTCGGCGAGGATGACGTAGAGGTCCTCCTCGCGCAGCGAGTTGTAGCCCTCGTCGGCCGAGTTGCTCTTGAGCTGGACGGCCAGGGTGAAGCCGAGCAGCACCAGCAGCACACCGATCAGGGCGCCCGCGCCACTGATCCGCTTGCGCACGCCGTCGCTCGGGGCGTCCGCGTCCGGCTCGGACCGCTCGGCGGCAGCCGGGTCACCCGATCCCGCGGAGCCGGCCTCGGCCGCCGCGGTGTCGGAGATCTCCGCCGCCGGGGATTCGTCGACCACGGCCTTGTCCGCCGCGGGCTTGGCGCTCGGGGACCGGCCCGTCGAGGGCTTGGCGCCCGGCGACCTGGCCGCCGAGGTCCCGGTGTCCGGGGTCTCGGCCGCGAAAGTGTCGCCGGCCGCGCCCGCCAGGGGCACGGTCGGCTCTTCGCCCGGCCCGGGGCCGATCGGCTGAGTCTTCTCGTCGCTCACCGCTGCACCTACGCCTTGAACAGCCGGCGCCGGATCGCCGCCACGTTGCCGAAGATCCGCACGCCGAGCACGACGACCACACCCGTGGACAGCTGGACGCCCACCCCCAGCTTGTCACCGAGGTACACGATGAAGCCCGCGACCAGGACGTTGGAGATGAACGAGATCACGAACTGCTTGTCGTCGAAGATCCCGTCGAGCTTCGCGCGCACACCGCCGAAGACCGCGTCCAGCGCGGCCACGACGGCGATCGGCAGGTAGGGCTGCAGCGCGTCCGGGACGGTGGGGTTGAGCACGACGCCCAGCACCACTCCGGCGATCAACGCCAGTACTGCGATCACTTGCCACCTCCCGAGGGCGAGGTTGAGGGTGTCGGTGTGCCGGCGGGCGACGGCTGCGGCACGTGGGCGAACTGCAGCCGCGGCATCACCGCCGCCGGCAGCTCCAGGTCGTTCTTCTCGTCGACGTCGAAGCCGAGCTCCAGATTTTTGTCGTCGCGCAGCTTGCGGTAGGTGTCCGCCGTCCCGGTGTCGTTGAACCTGTCCGCCATGTCGGACGGCCCGATCGCGGCCACCTGGTACGGCCCGATGATGTGCGCGTTGCCGATCAGGATCGCCGAACCGGCGGTGCGGATCGGCGTCACCGAGGTCAGCCGGCGGCCGTTGACCGAGATCGCCTCGGCGCCGGACGCCCACAGCGCGTTCGTCACCAGCTGCAGGTCCAGGTCGAGGATCCGGGCCAGCCGCTCGGTGGCCGCGTTGGGCCCGTCGGCGAGGGTGACCACCACGCCGTCGCCGGAGACCTTGCGCAGCCCTGTCGCGGCCTCGAGCTCGCGCAGGCGGCCGATGGCGGTGTCGTCCAGCGCCTGCTCCCGCAGCCCGTTCACCTCGTCCTGCAGGGTCTCGGCCTGCTGGTCGAGCTTGTCGGTGTCCGCGGTGCGCCGGTTGATGTCCTTGATCAGTTCGGTGCGGGTGGTGGCGCGGGCCGGCGCCCGGGCGATCACCTGCAGGTAGGCCACCGCCAGCAGCACGCCGATGACCGCGCAGACGACCACGGTGAACCCGCGACGCGTCCACCGCGTCGCCGACGGCAGCGGGCCGCGCTCGCGGCGGGCGCGGGCGGCATCGGTGTATCCGCCGTCGAGCGGATCCTGGAACAGGTCGGTCAGCATGTCCGTCTGCCACACCCGCTGCCCCGACGGCGGCGTCGACACCGGCCGCTCCGGCTCCCGGTCGCGGCCGTCGCTCATGCCGCCACCTCGCGGGAACGGCGCACCACGGCGGCGAACTGCACCAGGTAGAAGATGCCCGCGATCCAGTACAGGACGATGCCCCACCAGCACAGCGCCCAGCCGCTGGCGTACGCGATGTCGTGCACCGCGCCCGTCGGCACCGCCCAGGCCAGCAGCAGGACCGGGAAGCCCATCAGCAGGATGAACGTGGCCGTCTTGCCGAGGTAGTGCACGGGCAGCGGGCCGTAGCCGAGCTTGCGCAGCACCGGGAAGGTGAGCATGAGCAGCACGTCGCGGGCCAGCAGCGCGACCGTGAACTGCCAGGGCACGATGTCGCGCACGGTGAACGCGAGCAGCGTGGCCAGGATGTAGAGGCGGTCGGCCGCCGGGTCCAGCAGCTCGCCGACGCGGCTCACCTGGCCCAGCCGGCGGGCGAGATAGCCGTCGATCCAGTCGGTGGTGCCGCCCAGGCCGAGCACGACCACGGCCCAGCCGACCTCGTCGGCGACCAGGAAGAGGTAGAGGAAGAGCGGCACGCCGAGCAGGCGGGCGAAACTGATCAGGTTGGGGATGGTGAGGACGCGGTCGCGCGATTGCGCGCGAGCATCGCCCAGCGGCTGCTGAGCCACCGAGGCCTCCCCTCCGCCGCCGGCCACAAAAGCGACAGCCGGCACAGGCCGGCCGTATTCACCCGAATCTTCGGACATGATCCGCCGATTCACGACCCCCAGTTGTACCACGTTGCCGCGGGCGGCTGCCGACACGGCCGCAGGCGTCGGCGACGGTGCGAGGAAAGGGCGCACCCGCAGTACGGGTACGCCCTTTTTGTCCCTTTTTATCAGAGCGCGGTGCAGACCGGCACCGGGGTGCCGTTGGTGCCCTGGTAACTGGCGAGGAAGCCGGTCGCCGTGCCCGCACCGGGCGACAGCAGGCCGTTCCAGCTCACGTTGAGCGCGGTCACGGTCGAGCCGGTCTGGGTGTACTGCCCGTTCCAGCTCTGCGAGATCACCTGGCCGTTCGGGAAGGTGAACCGCACCGACCAGCCGCTGATCGGCACCGTGCCGTTGTTGGCCACCCGCAGCTCACCCTGGAAGCCGCCCGGCCACTGCCCGATGATCACGTACGTCACCGAGCAGGACTTGCCCGCGCCGCCCGTCGGAGACGGCGACGGCGGACGCGACGGGCTCGGCGACACCGACGGCGGGGCCGACGGGCTCGGCGAGGCCGAGGGGGATGCCGAGGCCGACGGGGACGGCGGGTTCGACGGCGTCACGCCGCTGAGCGCCGCGGTCAGCGCCGGGTACCAGCGGTCCGACATCTTCTGGTCGCCGGCCGCGTTGGGGTGCACGCCGTCGTAGGTGTCGGTGGCCGTGTTGAAACCGGTCCACTGGTCGACGACGGTGATCGGCGACTGCGCGGTGGTCTTGCCCGCCGCCCAGGACGGGATGGCGTTGTTGAACGACACCACCCGCGCCGCACACTCGGTGCAGCTGGACGGGTTCATCGGAATGATCTTCGCCACCAGGATCCTCATGGCCGGGTTGCTGGCCCGCATCTGGTCGACCAGCTTGCTGAAGGCCGTCAGGATCTGCGTGTTGGGCAGGTTGGACCACACGTCGTTGGTGCCGAAGTGCATCAGCACGACGTCGGGCAGGGTCGCCGACAGCCAGCCGACGAGCTGGTTCTGATTGGCCACGTTGGTCGCCAGGAAGCCGCCGTGGCCTTCGTTGTCGCCGTCATGGGCGACGCCGCAGCCCTGCGCCGGCAGCGTGCCGACCATGTCGATGTTGGTGTAGCCGGTGCTCTGCAGCCGGTTCCACAGCGTCGCCCGCCAGCAGCCGGGCGAGCCGGTGATCGAGTCGCCGAGCGCCATGATGCGGGTCGGAACGGCAGCCGCGCTGCCGGTGGGAGCTGCGACGACGACGGCCGTCGCGGCCACGAGTGTGCCCAGCAGCGCCATCAGCGCCGCCCTCACGGTGGGCCTGGACATGAGCGAATCCCCTCACTGGGACGCGCGAGGACACCCGCCGCCCACGCGGAGACCCCACGCTGGTACGAGACAGGACGTCGCTGCGGCACGGCGCAGTCGACGAGATCAGGGTGCGGCCCGGCTCCCGGGGGCCGCAGAGCCCACCGTCGATATTAGAGGGCGCGGCGGCTACGGCGAAACCGAGCTGACCAGCAGCACGAACAGCAGTGCCACCGCGACGATGCCGACACAGGCCGCCACCAGCACCACCGTGTGCTGCGGCAGCCGCCGCGCGACCGGTGCCGCGGCATGCGGCCCGGCACGTTCCGGCGCGGCGGGCGCCACAGCCGGCTCGTTCAGGTACGGCGGCAGGTACACGGTCGTGCTGAAGGTCGGCGCGGCGAGCACCGACGGCGGCTCGTACCCGGCCGGGGTCAGGTGGTCCCACAGCGCCGTGGCCTGCTCCTCCTGCTCCTGCGCCGACTGCGCCCAGGCGTCCGCCGTGGCCGGTGCCGGCCGCTGCTGCTGCGGCCCGTGGTCCGGGAGCGAGTCCGCGAGCGGTCCTGGCCGCTGCTGTGACCCGTGGTCCGGAAGCGGGGCAGCTGACCGGCGCTCGAGTCCGCCGGCGAGTTCGACCGGGGAGATCGGGGCGTCCGGGATCAGGCCGACGCCGCACCGGTGGCGCGGATCGGCGACGGCCCGGCCGGCGGCGGTGATCATCGTGTGCACCGGGTCGGCCGGGTCCAGCCCGGCGGCGTACTCGCGCGCCTCGGCCAGCAGCTCGTGCGCGTCGTTGAAGCCGCCGCAGTCGCGCCACATGGCGGCCAGGCGCAGCTGCATGCGGAGGCCGACGGGATGCGCCGCGCCGTGCGCGCGCCGGTGCTCGTCGATGACCGTGGCCAGGCGCAGCCGCGCCGTCACGCAGTGGCCCTGCGCGTGCTCGACGGTGGCCAGGTCGCCCCGCGCGGCCAGCACCCGGTCCGAATCCGGGCCGTCCAGCTCGGAGTACGCCGCGATCAGGTCGAGGTAGCGCTGCACCGCGCGGGCGTGCACGCCCACCCTGGCCAGCACCGCGGCCAGCAGCCCGAGCGCGTGCAGGGTGCGCCGGTCGCGCTCGCCGTACAGCGCCCGCGACGCCGCGAAGCCGTAGGCGGCCCAGCCCCGGGCGGCATACGGCTCGCCGAGTCCGAGCAGCACGCCGGTCTCCAGCACCACCGCCTCGGCGACGACCGCGGTGGCCTGGGCCGGGTCGGTCGGCACCGTGCCCAGGGCGGCGGACAGCAGGTCGTGCGCGGCCGACAGCGTCCCGGCCGCGATGTGCTCGCGCGCCCGTGCCACCACGTGCTCTCCGACCGGCATCGCCGCCCGCACCCCCTCGTCACCCGTCCGCGGACCGCCACCATGCCGCGCGGAGACCCCCGGGCGCCAGCCCTGGGAGGGTTACGTCACCAAACCGACCCGCCACCGCCGACCGGCGAACGGTCGGCGGGGCGGCGGGGGCGTCCCGCTCAGACCACCGGCAGCGGCGAGCTGACGTCCAGGATGATCTTCCACTTGCCGCGCTCGCGGACGAAGGTGAGCGCGTTGTAGAAGTGCTGCTTGAAGCCCACCGACGGGATCGCGAGGGTGAAGTCGACCACCAGGGTCGCGCCGCGGCAGCCGTCGACGACCTTCTTCACCTCCGGGAACGTCGCCGTGAAGGCATAGGTGAACAGCCCGGTGAAGTTGGCCTGGATGGCGGCCTTGTCCTTGCGGTACGCCCCGTTGGAGCCGATCTGCACCGCCTCGTCGTGGTAGTACGACATGACCTTGGGCAGGTCCTTGGCCAGGAACACCGCGTCGAAGTCCGCCACCGCGGCGTCGAAACTCCGCTCGCAGCCGCGCGCCGTGTCACCCTTGCCCGCGCCCGCGGCGCCGGGCACCGCCAGCAGCACCGCCAGGCCCAGCGCCGCCATTGCCGCCGCATACCACTTGCGCACGTTTCCTCCAGCAGTCCAGGTGAGACAGTCGCCCACATCGACCACGATCATAAGAAGGTGATCGATATACGCGCCCTGGACGATCAGCCCGACAACCCGGCACGGTCGGCGGCCACCTCGGCGCGAAATCGGGACCCGGCACGGCACACGACCGGTGTAGGCCGGGACACTGGTGCCGGGGAGCCCCGATTCCGTACGGGCCGTCACCCGGGCCTGACCCGACCTAGGATCGGCGCATGACCCGCCCGGCGACCCCGAATCCCTGGCCCCGCCTGACCGACCGGCACCACGGCGACCCCGATCGGATCGCGATCATCCTGCCCGGCGGCGGCTACACGCCCGCCAGACCGCTGCTGCACCTGGCTCGCATCGTGCTCGCCCACCACGGCTGGAGCGTGCAGGAGCTGTGGTGGCAGCCACCGGCCACCCCCGACCTCGACGAGCGCGCCGGCTGGGTCGTCGCACAGGCCGTCGCCGCCGTCGAGGCCGAGTCCGCGAAGCGGATCATGCTGGTCGGCAAGTCGCTGGGCACCCTGGCCGCGCCGGTCGCCGCCGCACGCCACCTGCCCGCGATCTGGTTCACGCCGCTGATGTTCCACGCCTCGGTGGTCGACGCGCTCGGCGCGACGCAGGCCCCGACCCAACTGTTCGGCGGTGCCGCGGACTTCTCCTGGGACCCGCGGCTGGCCGACGACCTCGGCCTGCCGTGCCTGGAACTCCCCGGTGCCGACCACTCGCTGGAGCACCCCGACGACCCGGTCCGCAGCGCGGAGAACCTGCTCCGCGTCACCCGCCGCCTGCACGAGTTCGTGGGCGGCCTGTGACCGGCTCGCGCCGGTGAAGGCCTCGCGGCTGGTGTCGCTCCTGCTCACCTTGCAGCAGCGGCGTTCCGCGCGGGCTGCCGAGCTGGCGCAGCTGTTCGAGGTCTCGGTCCGCACCGTGTATCGCGACGTCGCCGCGCTGCAGGCCGCCGGGGTGCCGCTGTGGACCGAACCCGGCCGCGCCGGCGGCATCCGACTGCTGGACGGTTGGCGCACCCGGCTCGACGGGCTCACCGGCGCCGAGGCCGCCGCGCTGTTCGCCGGGGCGGCCCCGGCGGCGCTCGCCGAGCTGGGGCTCGGCTCGGTGCTGCTGGCCGCGCAGGCCAAGGTGCTCGCCACGCTGCCCGAACCGCTGCGCGACCGGGCCCGCACCATCGCCCAGCGCTTCCACCTGGACGCGCCCGGCTGGTTCCATCGCGGCGAGGAGCTGCCGCACCTGATGAGCATCGCCGAGGCGGTATGGGAGCAGCGCCGCGTCACCGTGCGCTACCGGCGCGCCGACGGCTCGGTGCGCCGCGTGCTGGAGCCGTACGGGCTGGTCCTCAAGGCCGGGGTCTGGTATCTCGTGGCCCGCGTCCCCGACGCCGACGCGGTGCGCACCTACCGGCTGGTCCGGATCACCGCCGTCGAACCGGGCGGCGACCGGTTCGAGCGGCCCGCGGACTTCGCGCTCGCACAGTGGTGGACGGCGTCGGCGGCCGCCTTCGACCGCACGCTGATCCGGGACCGGGTCCGCCTGCGGGTGAGCCCGCACGGCCTGCGCCGCCTGCCCATCGTCACCGACGCCGCCGCCCGCGACGAGGCGATCCTGCACACCGGCCCGCCCGACGAGCGCGGCTGGTGCGAGGTGGAGCTGGCCGTCGAGTCGCCCCGGGTCGCGCTGACCCAGCTGCTGCCGCTGGGCGCGGACGTCGAGATCCTGGCCCCGGAGCAGTTGCGGGCCGAGTTCGCCGCGGTCGGCGCGGCGATCGCGGCCCGCAACGCCTGACCCGGGTCAGCGGTAGCCGGTCGGGTCGATCGGGCCGTTCTCGGCCGAGCCGTGCTCGGCGAAGTAGCGCCAGATGTCGGGCACCGAACCGTCCAGGTCGGTGAGGCCGTACTCGTGCGCGAGCGCGGCGCTGGACAGGGAGGTGCCCGTCCACCGGGCCCGCTCGGGGTCGGCGGCCAGCGCGGCCACGCCCCGGCCCAGGTAAGTCGGGGTCTCGGACAGGATGAAGTGCGGCGCCTTCGCCGCGCCGTCCGCCCAGTTCTGCTCGGTGACGCCGAAGTGGTCGAGCATCGCCTCCGAGCGCAGGAAACCGGGCGTGACCACGAGCGCGGTCCCGCCGTACGGCTGGAGTTCGGCGGACTGGGCCAGCGCGATGCGCGACACCGACGTCTTGGTCAGGTCGTAGAAGAAGGAGTTGCGGTACTTCCGGTTGTACTCGTCGGTGCCGTCGGTGACCTCGACGACCAGCCCGCCCGGGTGCCGGACCAGCAGCGGCAGCGCGGCATGGCTGGTGATGATGTGGGTATGCAGGCCGAGCCCGAGCATGCGCAGGCCGCCGTCGAGGGACTGCTCCCAGAGCGGCTTGCCCCACTCGGCGTAGTCGTCGCCGCCCCACACGTCGTTGACCAGGATGTCGAGCCGGCCGTGCGCGGCGTCGACCCGCGCCACCAGCGCCCGGACCTCGTCGGGCACGAGGTGGTCGACGCGCACCGCGATGCCCTCGCCACCGGCCGCGGTGACCAGGTCGGCGGTGTCCTCGATGGTCTCCGGCCGGTCCATCTCGGACCGCTGGGCGCGGGTGCTGCGACCGGTGACGTAGACGGTGGCGCCGGCCCGGCCGAGCTCGACCGCGATGGCCCGCCCGCACCCGCGGGTCGCCCCCGCCACCAGGGCGATCTTGCCGTGAAGGTTCTGCTGCATGGGTCCATCGTCGCGGCGAACCCTGACAGGTTCCGTCAGGTTTCCCGGCGATTCCGCGCCGAGGGGACACTGGTCCGGTGCTGATCGTCTTCTCCGGGTTGCCCGGCGCCGGCAAGACCACGCTGAGCCGGCCGGTCGCGGCCGCGCTGCGCGCGACCTGGCTGCGCGTGGACGCCATCGAGTCGGCCCTGTGGCGGGCCGGCGTCGACCCGGCCCAGCCCACCGGCCTGGCCGCGTACGTGGTGGCCGACGCCCTCACCGACGCGCACCTGGCGCTGGGCGCGACCGTCGTGGTCGACGCGGTCAACGCGGTCGAGCAGGCCCGCGCCGGGTGGCGGGACCTCGCCGCGCGGCACGGCACAGTGATGTACGCCATCGAGGTGATCTGCACCGATCCCGCGGAACACCGCCGTCGCGTCGAGCAGCGCCGACCCGAGCACGATCAGGCCTTCCAGCCCAGCTGGGACGACGTGCGCACGCGCGAGTTCACCCCGTGGCGCGAGCCACGGCTGCTGGTCGACACCGCCGCCCACGACACGCCCGAGCTCGTGACTCTCATATTGGGGGGCATTCGCGCGCAAGGCACGCCCGCGTGAGCTAGCGTCGGGCCCATGCCTATTCGCACCGCAACAGCCCGCTGGCAGGGAACGCTCACCGAGGGGTCCGGCACCATCGCGACCGGCAAGGGTGGCCTGCAGGGCAACTATTCGTTCAAGTCCCGTTTCGAGGAGGGTGAGGGCACCAATCCCGAGGAGCTCATCGCCGCCGCGCACTCCGGCTGCTTCTCGATGGCGTTCTCCAAGCAGCTGTCGGACGCGGGCTTCCCGCCCAACGCCGTGGTGACCAACGCCAACGTCCACCTGGACAAGACCGACGCCGGCATGACGGTGACCCGGATCGACCTGGTGACCACCGGCGACGTGCCCGGCATCGACGAGGCCCAGTTCCAGAAGCTGGCCGAGGCCGCCAAGGCCGGCTGCCCGATCTCCCGCCTGCTGTCGCCCGGCGCCGAGATCACGCTCAACGCCACGCTGCAGGCCTGACCTGCTCCCGGCGCGGACGCTGACCAGCGCTCACGCCGGGTCGACACACCGGTTCTGCTACCGGGTCGGGGTCCGCGGCCAGTCCGCCGATCCCGACCCGGACCATGCCGTCCTCGGCCACGGCGGTCACGAACCCGTGCGGCGGGCGACCGTAAGCAGGTGAGAGCTGGCCCCCCACAGGTGGGGCACCCCCTCGACCTCGCGCATCAGGGTCAGCGCCCGCGCCGTCCGCTGCTCGTCGGCGAGGATCTCCGGCAGGTGCCGCACGGTCCACAGCGGACCCTCGATCGCGGCGATCCGCTCCAGTTCCAGACCCGCCTCCGCCACCTCGACCGGCAGCTCGTCGGGCTGGTGGAAGTACGCGGTGGTGAACCAGTTCGGCACCTCGTCGGGGTTGCGGTGCACCCCGGTGGCGAGCGCGCCGTCCATCATCCGCGCGAACGCCGGGTCGTCGGCGAAGC contains these protein-coding regions:
- a CDS encoding MerR family transcriptional regulator yields the protein MNQLHDPQSPGSDPGRPGGAAALRGGVAEDADSDVQGGSLGYRGVTACHAVGISYRQLDYWARTGLVVPSIRDASGSGTQRLYSFRDLVVLKVVKRLLDAGVSLQNIRRAIETLRAYDADDLATITLISDGTSVYDCRSPEEVVDLLQGGQGVFGIAIGGAFKEIQGSLSHLPAERGTEVEEATVTPFAPAVLPLGVTDELAARRARRRAG
- a CDS encoding DUF881 domain-containing protein, whose amino-acid sequence is MSDGRDREPERPVSTPPSGQRVWQTDMLTDLFQDPLDGGYTDAARARRERGPLPSATRWTRRGFTVVVCAVIGVLLAVAYLQVIARAPARATTRTELIKDINRRTADTDKLDQQAETLQDEVNGLREQALDDTAIGRLRELEAATGLRKVSGDGVVVTLADGPNAATERLARILDLDLQLVTNALWASGAEAISVNGRRLTSVTPIRTAGSAILIGNAHIIGPYQVAAIGPSDMADRFNDTGTADTYRKLRDDKNLELGFDVDEKNDLELPAAVMPRLQFAHVPQPSPAGTPTPSTSPSGGGK
- a CDS encoding bifunctional nuclease family protein, giving the protein MRELSVIGVRVELPTNQPIVLLREVEGDRYLPIWIGAVEATAIAYEQQGVKPARPLTHDLLRDLLQALSAPLKAVEIVELKDSIFYADLLIGDSVRVSARPSDAIALALRVGAPVRCAEKVLDEAGIIIPDEQEDEVEKFREFLEQVRPEDFAS
- the ftsR gene encoding transcriptional regulator FtsR, encoding MTAAVPASAGGGGGAARAQALMSIGEVLGLLRSDFPDITISKLRFLETEGLVEPQRTSSGYRKYSREDVARLRFILAAQRDQYLPLRVIREQLSEGAHLTQVRPTLVAVGDDHRPEAVAEPVDERLRRQELCHRAGITEALLADLERHGLVTARAGEWFDGDALAVAEVAGQLAEYGVEPRHLRAYRVAADREAGLYAQLVAPLMRQQDPTARARAAETMRELTVLSQRLHVALLRSGLNDALGG
- a CDS encoding small basic family protein, whose protein sequence is MIAVLALIAGVVLGVVLNPTVPDALQPYLPIAVVAALDAVFGGVRAKLDGIFDDKQFVISFISNVLVAGFIVYLGDKLGVGVQLSTGVVVVLGVRIFGNVAAIRRRLFKA
- a CDS encoding DUF881 domain-containing protein, whose product is MSDEKTQPIGPGPGEEPTVPLAGAAGDTFAAETPDTGTSAARSPGAKPSTGRSPSAKPAADKAVVDESPAAEISDTAAAEAGSAGSGDPAAAERSEPDADAPSDGVRKRISGAGALIGVLLVLLGFTLAVQLKSNSADEGYNSLREEDLYVILADLDSRADRLRQDIAELEATRRELNSGASSREQVLKEAQERADDIGILAGTLKAQGTGITLRLSDGSGPITANHLLNAVQELRGAGAEAIQIDGNGGSVRVIASTHFVDVGGGGIEVDGVRLTGPYTVTAIGPEDLDKAMEFRGGVVDDVRGDGGNVIVSDPHPVDITAVRGTPNLEYAKPVS
- the gcvH gene encoding glycine cleavage system protein GcvH, whose product is MIPEDLKYTAEHEWVTTKGGSVRVGITHFAQDALGDIVYVQLPETGQVVAAGESFGEVESTKSVSEIYAPLSGTVTARNETLVDSPDLINTDPYGEGWLVEIEIADPSALDALLDAAAYRELTQS
- a CDS encoding FHA domain-containing protein, with product MTRPDDEFPQLDVTSTLHLGSLEEALEGPESDVVPGRVSGQLPPGMALLVVRRGPNAGARFLLDHDVTTSGRHPDSDIFLDDVTVSRRHAEFHRDGSTFTVRDVGSLNGTYVNRERVESATLNNGDEVQVGKFRLLYVAGPRAEEA
- a CDS encoding CDP-alcohol phosphatidyltransferase family protein, whose product is MAQQPLGDARAQSRDRVLTIPNLISFARLLGVPLFLYLFLVADEVGWAVVVLGLGGTTDWIDGYLARRLGQVSRVGELLDPAADRLYILATLLAFTVRDIVPWQFTVALLARDVLLMLTFPVLRKLGYGPLPVHYLGKTATFILLMGFPVLLLAWAVPTGAVHDIAYASGWALCWWGIVLYWIAGIFYLVQFAAVVRRSREVAA